GAGAAACTTACAGAAGAACTGAATGAGTTCTTAGCCGAATTGAAATCGGTCGAAGATCCTTCCTCCAATCAAGTACGTATTGAAGAAGAATTAGGAGACCTTCTTTTTACAATCGTCAATCTTGCAAGAAGACTAGGCATCTCTTCCGAATCAGCACTCACTCGTGCCAATGCAAAATTTAAGAATAGGATCGAATATATAGAAGCGAAGCTCACTCGCTCCGATCGAAAATTTTCCGAAACCCCTTTATCCGAATTAGACTCACTCTGGAATGAAGCAAAGAATTCTCAGAACAAAGCTCCTCTCAGCATTTTAGAACAAAAAGAAAAGTCCGTATCCGATCTGATCAGAGGCCTTTCTTCTTATTTTATATGGAAGGAAGTGAGTGAATCAGATTGGCCAAAGACCTTTGAATTCGTTTGGAAGTCAGAGCAATATAAATTGGTTTTCTCCGGCTTAGGATCTGTTACTCTAATACCTAGCTCGGATCCTTGGGGAAGAAAGGGGCAACCAATCTTCTATCTAAACCTATCCGAAGAAGATCCGAACCAATGGTCAGATTTATCCGGAAATACTTATAAGGGCCCGGATGAGATCCAAGAGGTAATCCATAGCTCCATAGGGATATATAAGAAGGCTTTGGCAGGAGAATAAATAAGTTATTTTTAACAGAATTTTCCTTAATTAAGACACGGATTTTCCAATTTGGATACCGCGTTATTTTCGTCTTTCTTAATATGGGAGTGAGCCAAGAGATAGTAATTAAGGCAGATCGTTCTGAGAGTTCCACCTTGTCTTCTTTCGAACCTTTAAAAATACTGATCGTTGATACGAGTAAGATCACTCGCAAGATCATCTCTTCCGAATTCTCATCAGATAGATTTTCGGTGCAGGAAGTTTCCAATGTCGAAGAATCTTCCAAACTCGCAAAAGAACAAAAATTCGATCTAATCACTCTAGGCATTCACTTAGAAGGAGGAACCGGATTCGATCTTTGCCGCAAGATCAGAAGCAAAGGCGAAAAGGAAAAATTCGCTTCCTCAAATGCGAGAATACTTTTCGTCACATCCGATTTTACGAATGAGAATAGAATAATCGCGCATAACGCAGGTGCCAACGGATTTATCCAAAAGACTACCGAATTAAGCAGTTTTCAATCTACGATTGCAGAAATACTAAAAGACCTGATGGAAGAAAAAGAGAATTCTTCCAAAGAATGGGAGAAAAGGCTAAGTCGCAAGATACTGATTGTGGACGATTCTGAATTGAATCTTGTCCTATTCAGAAGGCTTTTAGAATCTAATGGAGCCGAAGTCCAAACTGCAATCTCCGGAGAACATGCGCTTCAAATCTTAAAAGAAAGACCCACAGATTTCTCCGCTCTATTCACAGATCTGTATATGCCGATCATGAACGGAAATGAGCTTTGCAGAATCATTCTGAAAAATCCCGAATGGAAAGGGATCCGACTAGGAATTACTTCTGCAGCAGACGAGTCCTCATTAAAAAAGGGAGAAGTTCCGGAAGGTGTCGGCCTATTTTCTAAGCCTTATAATACTACTGAGATCTGCGATTTTCTAAAGTAGTCGATAGACCGAAGGTATCGCGAACCGAAAACCTTCTTCTTTCTTTTAGTGCGATTAATCTCCGAAAGATCTCTTATAAGAATTCAATACTAACGATCACATCCGGATGGCATTCTTTACGAATATCTCCTTCCATCTTAGGAAGCTTAGAATACCAAGTCTTGTTTTCGTACATTAGATCGATCCAGTAAAAATATAGGCTCGCTTCTCCAAGCTCATTCTCTATCTTGATCTCCGAAAAATCCTTTTTGACGTCCCCTATTCTTTCAAAGGTCTCGTTGTTCTTCGTTTTATAATGGATTTCCCAAGGATCCGCCTTGTAAGGAACTCCTTGTTGGTTCGGTTTACCTGCTTGTAGTTTCCAGGTTTTGATCAGGATACGAGAAAGATCCTCATACTTTACGGTTTTTGAATACTGAATATTCTCTCGATTATGTTTGAATGTAAATTCTTTGGGAGCCGTCTTCCAGGAACCTGTGATCGTTCTGCCATCGCAGAAGTAAGCTTTGATCTTCGCTCCCTCCGAAGCAGCACTAGCTGAAGAACCGGTTGAAGTCTTTGCGTCCCCTCTCGAATCCAATTGAGGTTCTTGAGGAAGACTAGGTTCCTTAGGCAAATTTACTCTCTGTCCGAACAAGGAACCGGACAGGAGCAAAAAAAGAAGGAGCCAATACAGG
Above is a window of Leptospira semungkisensis DNA encoding:
- a CDS encoding LIC_13241 domain-containing protein, whose product is MSESDWPKTFEFVWKSEQYKLVFSGLGSVTLIPSSDPWGRKGQPIFYLNLSEEDPNQWSDLSGNTYKGPDEIQEVIHSSIGIYKKALAGE
- a CDS encoding response regulator, with the protein product MGVSQEIVIKADRSESSTLSSFEPLKILIVDTSKITRKIISSEFSSDRFSVQEVSNVEESSKLAKEQKFDLITLGIHLEGGTGFDLCRKIRSKGEKEKFASSNARILFVTSDFTNENRIIAHNAGANGFIQKTTELSSFQSTIAEILKDLMEEKENSSKEWEKRLSRKILIVDDSELNLVLFRRLLESNGAEVQTAISGEHALQILKERPTDFSALFTDLYMPIMNGNELCRIILKNPEWKGIRLGITSAADESSLKKGEVPEGVGLFSKPYNTTEICDFLK